GCCGAAGCCGCTCGCGCCCAGCATGATCCACCGCCCCAGCCCTTTCACTTCTCGCTTCAGCGCCAGCGACACCGCGCCCGCCAGCGCTCCCACACCGGCGCAGCCCATCAGCAGACCCAGACCGCGCGGCCCGGCCTTCAGGATCTGGTCCGCGAACACCGGCATCAGCACCGAGTACGACATCCCGAACAGGCTCACCACGCCCAGCAGGATCAGCAGCGCCCGCACTGCCTTCTCCCCGGCCACGAAGCGGAAGCCTTCCTTGATCTGGCTCAGCGCCGACGGCATCTGCGAGTGCCGCTGCCGGCGCTCCATCTTCATCATCACCAGCCCGGTGATCACCGCGAGGTAGCTCACTGCGTTCGCGAAGAAGCACCAGCCTTCCCCGATGGCCGCCACGACCAGGCCCGCCACCGCCGGTCCGACCACCCGCGCGCCGTTGAACATCGACGAGTTCAGCGCAATCGCGTTCATCAGGTCATCGCGGCTCACCATGTCCACCACGAACGCCTGCCGCGTCGGCATGTCGATGGCGTTCACGATCCCCAGCCCCGCCGCCAGGATGATCACGTGCCAGATCGTCACCACGTGCGTCAACGTCAGGATCGCCAGGATCATCGCCTGGATCCCGCTCAGCGCCTGCGTCCACAGCAGGATCTTCCGGCGGTCGTAGCGGTCGGCCAGCACGCCGCCCAACGGCGCCAGCAGGAACACCGGGATCTGGCTCGCGAACGCCGCCACTCCCAGCAGCAACGGCGAGTGCGACAACCGGTAGACGAGCCACGCCTCCGCCACCGTGTCCATCCACGTGCCGATCAACGAGATCAGTTGTCCGGAGAAGAAGAGCCGATAGTTCCTGTGCCGCAGCGACCTCAGTAGTGCGGGTGGCTCCATGTCTTTTCGATGCTAGCAAACCTGGTGACGACCCAACACTTCGCGCGTCTGTTACACTCTCGATTCTTCCGGAGGGCTCATGCGCAAGTCCGTACTCGTTTCCGTGCTGCTCGCCGCCGCGCTCGTCGCGGCACAGGACCGCGACTTCTCCAAAGTCGAGATCAAGGCGGAGAAAGTCTCCGACGGCGTCTACATGCTGACCGGCGCCGGCGGCAACATCGGCGTCTCTGTCGGCGAAGACGGCATCGTCATCATCGACGACCAGTTCGCCCCGCTCGCACCCAAGATCCAGGCCGCGCTCAAAGGCATCTCCGACAAGCCGGTGCGCTTCGTCCTCAACACCCACTACCACGGCGACCACACCGGCGGGAACGAGCCCTTCGCCCAGTCCGGCTCCACCCTCATCGCGCACGACAACGTTCGCAAGCGCATGGCCGCTGGCACCGAGATCAAGCGCTTTGGCGCGCCGACCCCGCCCGCGCCTAAAGACGCCCTGCCCATCATCACTTTCGACGATTCGCTCACCGTCCACCTCAACGGCGAAGACATCCAGGCGCTGCACTTCCCCAACGGCCATACCGACGGCGACTCGGTCATCTTTTTTCCCAAGGCGAACGTCGTTCACATGGGCGACGATTTCGTCCGCTACGGCTTCCCCTTCATCGACACCGAGAACGGCGGCACCGTCTCCGGCCTCGTCGCCGGCTGCGAGAAGGTCCTCGCCACCGTCCCGGCAGACGCCAAGTTCATCCCCGGCCACGGCCCCCTCTCCACCGCCGACGACGTCCGCAAGTTCATCCAGATGATCAAGGACACCCGCGCCGTCGTCGCCGCCGCGGTCGCGAAGAAACAGACTCCCGACCAGATGAAGCAGGCCAAGCTCCTCGCCCAGTGGGAGGACCCGTACGGCAAGGGCTTCATCAAGGCCAACGACTGGATCGACGCGCTCTACGACGACGTCACGCACTCGAAGACCGGCAAGGAAACCTACAAGCCGCACGGCCACGGCAGCGAGCGGCCGAAACCCTAGCCCGGAGCGCTGGCGCTCACGACCGGAGCGCTGGCGTCCCGCCGGCAGGGGTGGCGGCGTCCTCGCCGCCACCCGCGAAAGAATGAAGCCGAGAATGCTCCCGCACCATCAGAGGTTCCATGAACACTGCACCGTCCCCCTCTCCTGCTCAGCCGTCAAAGGCCAGGCTCATCACCGGCTGGGTCCTCTGCCTTATTCCCGCCGCCCTGGTCTTGATGGGCGCCGTCATGAACCTCACTCGTATGCCGCAGGCCGTCGAAGGCGCCAAGCAAATGGGCTTCCCTGACAGTGCAGTGCTGACTATCGGTGTGCTCGCCCTCGTCTCATCGCTGCTGTTCCTCATCCCCAAGACCGCCGTCTTCGGCGCCATCATGATGACCGCGTACTTCGGTGGCGCCGTCGCCACGCACGTCCACATCAACGACGGCAACTGGCCCACCGCGGTCGTCTGCGGCGTGCTCACCTGGGTCGGCCTCGCGCTCCGCGAACCGCGCCTGCGTGCCGTGCTGCCGCTCCGCTCCTAGCGTTGACCGATTTCCGCGCGCGCCCGTATACTGATTCAGGACGCGCATCTGCGTTTCTGCGCTAAGCTGTATCCGGGGGCGGTTAGCTCAGTTGGTTAGAGCGTCTGCCTTACAAGCAGAAGGTCGCAGGTTCGAGTCCTGCACTGCCCACCATCCGTCCCGTACCCCTTCCTGCCCAAGCTAGAAGGAGTGGAGGTTCCGCAGCCTCCCACGTCTACGGTCAATATGCGGGGACGTAGTTCAGTTGGTTAGAACGCTGCCCTGTCACGGCAGAGGCCGCGGGTTCGAGTCCCGTCGTCCCCGCCATTCTTTTTTGAAAATCGCACCTTAGCCGCCCGCGTGCCTCTCCATTCAGGGGTAAAATCTCCTGATTCGCGGTAAGGCTCTGGCGCCGGCCAGCCGTGGCGGCAGGGTGAAATTCTTACCGCTAGGCATCCTTTGTAGCTGCTCGTGAAACCAACCAGAGCAGCGGTCGCCGGCAACCCGGGAGCCGCCGACACCCTATCCACCCGGGCAGTCCTTAGAACCTTCGAGCGACGGGAGAAAGCTCCATGCGAGCCATTCTGTTTGTCGACGACCATGAAGTCCTGGCGCGTCTGAGCTGCGAGATCTTGGAGATGCATGGCTACCGCGCCGTCTCTGCCTACAACGCCCAGGATGCCCTCCGCAAGTTCGAGGAAGAAGACTTCGACATCCTCGTCACCGACTTCCGCATGGATGGGATGAACGGCGTCGAGCTGGCCCAGAAGATCCACGAGAAGAGCCCCCAGATCCCGGTCATCATCGTCACCGGCTACGGCCCCATCGATGGCGGCAAGGACGTCAACGCCTGTCTGCAGAAGGAAGAGCTCTTCCCCGCTCTCCTCGACAAGATCAAGCTCTACCTCGGCGAGAAGCCCGGCAGCACCACCATGGAGACCGTCCCCAGCGATCACTCCGTCCGCCGCCCCGCCAAGGCCGTTTAGGGCTTCCCAACGAAGTGGTAGCCCGGCCGCCCTCGGCCGGGCTTTTTCTTGTGGGTAGGCGCCGGCGACTCGCCGGCGCGCTGATTGCTTGTCGCTTGCCGCTTATTGCTATCCTGTCGCGGTGCGCCGCCTCATCATCAACGCCGACGACTTCGGCCTCACTCCCGGCGTCAACCGCGCCATTCTCGAGGGCCACACCCGCGGCGTCATCACCTCGGCCACGCTCATGGCCTGCTCCGCCGCCTTCGACGAAGCCGTGACTCTCGCCCGCGCCACACCGTCGCTCAAGGTCGGCTGCCACGTCGTGCTTACAGACGGCTCGCCGCTCTCCGCAAGCTCGAAGACCCTGCTCGACCCCAAGCACCCCGCCGAGCTCTACCGCAGCTATCCCGCTTTCGTCCGCCGCGCCCTTGCCGGCGTCTTCTCCGCCGAGGACCTCGAAAGCGAAGCCGCCGCCCAATTCCGCAAGCTCCAGACCGCCGGCCTCCAGCTCACCCACTTCGACACCCACAAGCACTCGCACATGTTCCCCCGTGTCCTCGCGCCGCTCCTCCGCGCCGCTCGAGCCTGCGGCATTCCCGCAGTCCGCAACCCGTTCGCGCCCATCAAGCCGCTGGCGTACGCCAGCCTGCTCCGCCGTCCCAGGCTCTGGAAGCGCTACACCGAGGTGAAAGTCCTGCGCCGGTACGCCGATCGGTTCCGCCGCGCCGCCTCGGACGCCGGCCTCGCCACCACCGACGGCACCTTCGGCATCGTCGCCACCGGCGCTCTCGACCATCGCCTCTTCGAGGCCATCACTGGCTGCATTCCCGAGGGCACCTGGGAGTTCGTCTGCCACCCCGGCTACAACGACTCCGCGCTCTCCGGCGTCCGCACCCGCCTCCGCGCCTCCCGCGAGGCCGAACTCCACGTTCTCACTTCGCCCGCCGCCCGCGACCTCCTCGCCGCCCGCGACATCCAGCTCATCTCTTATGCCGACCTTGCCCCCGTGTCGTGAGGTCCTTTGTGCGTAGTTCGTGTCCTTCGTGTTCCGTTTTTCTCGGTACTCGGTACTTGGTACTCGGTACTCGGTACTTGTCCTCTACAATCTGAATCTTCCCGGCCCCACGCTCATCCATACCTTTCGCATCCGATGAAGATAGGGATCACCTGCTACCCCACCTACGGCGGCTCCGGCGTCGTCGCGACCGAGCTCGGCATGGAGCTCGCCGCGCGCGGCCACGAGATCCACTTCATCACCTACAAGCAGCCCATCCGCCTCAACACCCAACACGCCAACATCCACTTCCACGAAGTCGACGTCTCCAACTATCCGCTCTTCGAGTACCCGCCCTACGACCTCGCGCTCGCCACCCGCATGGCCGAGGTCGCCGACGTCCACCAGTTGGACCTCCTTCACGTCCACTACGCCATCCCGCACTCGGTCTCCGCGATGCTCGCCCGCCAGATGCTCGCCGCCGCCCGCCCCTCGCGCCGCCTGCCTTTCGTCACCACGCTGCACGGCACCGACATCACCGTGGTCGGCGCCGACCGCTCCTATCTCCCCATCACCAAGTACTCCATCGAGCAGTCCGACGGCGTCACTTCCATCTCGAGCTACCTGCGCGACCGCACCATCAGGGAATTCGAGATCCAGCACCCTATCGAGGTCATCCACAACTTCGTCAACTGCGATCTCTACATGCGTTACGCCGACGCCAAGAGACTTCGCCGCGAGTATGCGAAAGACGACGAGCGCGTCCTCGTCCACCTCTCGAACTTCCGCCCCGTGAAGCGCGTTCCCGACGTCATCGAGATCTTCGACCGCGTCCAAAAGAAGCTCCCCGCGATGCTGCTCATGATCGGCGACGGCCCCGACCGCTCCCAGGCCGAGTGGCTCGCCCGCCGCAAAGGCATCCAGGAACGCGTCCGCTTCCTCGGCAAGCAGAACGAGATCAACCAGAAGCTCCCGATGGCCGACCTCATGCTCATGCCGAGTGAGCTCGAGTCGTTCGGCCTCGCCTCGCTCGAAGCCATGGCCTGCGAGGTCCCCAGCGTCGCCACGCGCGTCGGCGGCGTGCCCGAGGTCATCGACCACGGCTCCACCGGCTTCCTCGCGGATGTGGGCGATGTCGAGACGATGGCCCGCTATGCCATCGACTTGTTGTCGGATGAGAACACGTTGCGCGAGATGGGCAAGGCCGCGCGCCGCGCCGCGCAGTCGCGCTTCTGCGCTTCCAGGATCATTCCGCAGTACGAGCAGTTCTACCGCACCGTGCTCGAGCGCGCCTCGTAGATCGCCGTCGCGGCGTTCGCGACCGGCCCGGAATCGAGCGACTCCAGCACCGGAAAGTCCAGCGTCACCCGCGTCCCGCCCTGTCCATCGCGCTCCCCGATCCCCAGCCGCGCCGCTTCCCCGTACAGCACCTTCAGCCGCTCGGCCACGTTCGCCATCCCGATGCCCGATTGCGAGGTCGGCGCGTCCGGCGTCACGCCCACGCCGTCGTCTTCCACCTCGATCAGCACGTGCTCCCCGCGCAGGCTCGAGCGCAGCGTGATCGAGCCGCCGTCCACCTTCGGCGCCAGCCCGTGCTTGATGGCGTTCTCCACGATGGGCTGCAGGATCATCGCCGGCACCACCACGTCCAGTGACGCCGGGTCGAGTTCCTTGTTCACGCGCAGCTTGTCCCGCCCGAACCGCACCACTTCGATGTCCAGGTAATCGTCGATGAACTCGATCTCCTCGCGCAGTTGCACGAACGCCTCGTTGCGGCTCAGGATCCGCCGCAGGATGTTCGCCAGCTTCACGATCAGCTCGCGCGCCGAATCCGGGTCCACCCGCACCAGCGACTGGATCGAGTTCAGCGTGTTGAACAGGAAGTGCGGGTTGATCTGGCTCTGCAGCGCTTCCATGCGCGCCAGCAGCAGCAGCCGCTCCTGCTCTTCCAGCTTCATCTCGATGCGCGTCAGGTTCCAGATCTTCAGCGGGATCGCGACCACCGCGATCGTCGTCGCGTAGTGCGCCAGCAGCACCAGCCACTGCTGCCGCGGGATCTCGAGCGTGAAGATGCGCCCCGGCAGCGCCCGCCCCAGCTGCATCTCGACGAACGTCAGCGCGATGATCACCAGGAAGAAGGAGGTCTGCCAGTCCAGTCGCGGCCGCCGGATGTTCCGCTTGATCCAGCGGTACACGCTCACGTCCAGGAACGGCGAGAACGACCAGATCTCCTCGTGGTCGGTCGCCAGTTTCCGCAGCATCCCGCACAGCACGCCGACCGCCGCGAAGAACGGCACGGTCGCGTACTCCTGGTTGATGAGTGCCGGCAGGCCCACGAGCGCGCCGTACAGCCCGCCCGCCAGCGGCCCGCCCATCACCCCCATGATGATCACGCTCTCGAACGCGATGTCGGCGGCCAGGAAGTTGCGCACGTTCTGACGCACCCAGATCCCCAGTCCGATCGGCACCGCCATGAACGTGATGAACCCGATCGTCTGCCCCAGCGTCCGGTCTTCGCGGAACAGCAGCCGCTTGAACTCCTTCGACCGCCCCACCGCGCTCGCCACCGCCGCCGCCACGCCCAGCTTCACCAGCAGCGTGATCAGGATGAGCTTCTGGTCCATGACCCCGAGACTCTAGCACGCCAACGGAGTTGTAGCGCGCTCGCCCCCGAGCGCGCCCTATAATCCATATATGCTCAAGAAGGTAGCCGAAGCCGACTTCCCCACCCGCTGGGGACACTTCCGCATCCTCGGCTTCGAGGCCTTGGTTGGCGACGACCGTCGCAAGGAGGAAGCTGTCGCCCTCGTGCTCGGCGACCTCAAGAAGGCCCCGCCGCTCGTCCGCATCCACTCGCAGTGCCTCACGGGCGACGTCTTCGGATCGCTCCGCTGCGACTGCCGCCAGCAGCTTGAGCTCGCGCTCTCCCAGATTGCGGCCGCCGGCGCCGGCGTCCTCGTCTACGAGCAGCAGGAAGGCCGCGGCATCGGCCTGATGGCCAAGCTCCAGGCCTATGAGCTCCAGGACCAGGGCCGCGACACCGTCGAAGCCAACGTCGAACTCGGCTTCAAAGCCGACCAGCGCGAGTTCGCGCTGCCCGCGCAGATCCTGGAGGCGCTGGGAATAAAGGAAGTAAGGCTGCTCTCGAACAACCCCGACAAGGTCGCCGCCCTCAACCGCGCCGGCGTCGCCGTCGTCGAGCGCGTCCCCTGCGAGGTCGAGGCCCACTCCGCCTCAGAGAACTATCTCAAGACCAAGAAAGAAAAGCTCGGCCACCTCTTCACCACACGGTAGTTTATGGGTCATGCTGAGGAGCGTTGCGAGCGAGCGCTTTCGTCAGCGAGCGAGCAGCGACGAAGCATCTGAGGTCGCCTAATAGAGGAGCCGCTCCATCTCTTTCCGATTTCCCACCGGCAATCGTTTCAGACTGGCCCTCGCCAGCGCCCGATAAACTTCCACCGCTCCCCGCACTTTCCGCAATTCCTTCATGTGACGCTTGATCGTCACCAGGTCGCCGCGGCGCATCGGCCCACTGAACGCCGCCGCCGCCCCGCCGTGGAAGTAGTTCTCCAGTGTCCGCCGCAGGATTGCCCGCACCACCTTGGCGGTCTGCGCCGGCTCTAGCCCCGCCGCCTTGCCCACCTGCTCCGCTTCGCTCAGCAGCATCACCAGCAGCGGCGACGAGAACGACCCCAGCGCGTGATACAGCGGTTTCTTCGCCTTCTGGATGGCGAACGCCTCCCCGCCCAGGTCCCCGGCGATC
The Terriglobales bacterium DNA segment above includes these coding regions:
- a CDS encoding MBL fold metallo-hydrolase — translated: MRKSVLVSVLLAAALVAAQDRDFSKVEIKAEKVSDGVYMLTGAGGNIGVSVGEDGIVIIDDQFAPLAPKIQAALKGISDKPVRFVLNTHYHGDHTGGNEPFAQSGSTLIAHDNVRKRMAAGTEIKRFGAPTPPAPKDALPIITFDDSLTVHLNGEDIQALHFPNGHTDGDSVIFFPKANVVHMGDDFVRYGFPFIDTENGGTVSGLVAGCEKVLATVPADAKFIPGHGPLSTADDVRKFIQMIKDTRAVVAAAVAKKQTPDQMKQAKLLAQWEDPYGKGFIKANDWIDALYDDVTHSKTGKETYKPHGHGSERPKP
- a CDS encoding ChbG/HpnK family deacetylase, whose amino-acid sequence is MRRLIINADDFGLTPGVNRAILEGHTRGVITSATLMACSAAFDEAVTLARATPSLKVGCHVVLTDGSPLSASSKTLLDPKHPAELYRSYPAFVRRALAGVFSAEDLESEAAAQFRKLQTAGLQLTHFDTHKHSHMFPRVLAPLLRAARACGIPAVRNPFAPIKPLAYASLLRRPRLWKRYTEVKVLRRYADRFRRAASDAGLATTDGTFGIVATGALDHRLFEAITGCIPEGTWEFVCHPGYNDSALSGVRTRLRASREAELHVLTSPAARDLLAARDIQLISYADLAPVS
- a CDS encoding MFS transporter; translation: MEPPALLRSLRHRNYRLFFSGQLISLIGTWMDTVAEAWLVYRLSHSPLLLGVAAFASQIPVFLLAPLGGVLADRYDRRKILLWTQALSGIQAMILAILTLTHVVTIWHVIILAAGLGIVNAIDMPTRQAFVVDMVSRDDLMNAIALNSSMFNGARVVGPAVAGLVVAAIGEGWCFFANAVSYLAVITGLVMMKMERRQRHSQMPSALSQIKEGFRFVAGEKAVRALLILLGVVSLFGMSYSVLMPVFADQILKAGPRGLGLLMGCAGVGALAGAVSLALKREVKGLGRWIMLGASGFGVALILFSQSRMVWLSCVVLLCAGYALMVQMSSSNTLIQSMVPDRLRGRVMAIYAATFMGMAPLGALLSGTLAQHISAPMAVALGGVACIAAGAAFGMALPRIRPHARRLIVAQQAEAAAPTQQITGGTVVGDT
- a CDS encoding response regulator, encoding MRAILFVDDHEVLARLSCEILEMHGYRAVSAYNAQDALRKFEEEDFDILVTDFRMDGMNGVELAQKIHEKSPQIPVIIVTGYGPIDGGKDVNACLQKEELFPALLDKIKLYLGEKPGSTTMETVPSDHSVRRPAKAV
- a CDS encoding DoxX family protein, translated to MNTAPSPSPAQPSKARLITGWVLCLIPAALVLMGAVMNLTRMPQAVEGAKQMGFPDSAVLTIGVLALVSSLLFLIPKTAVFGAIMMTAYFGGAVATHVHINDGNWPTAVVCGVLTWVGLALREPRLRAVLPLRS
- the ribA gene encoding GTP cyclohydrolase II, whose product is MLKKVAEADFPTRWGHFRILGFEALVGDDRRKEEAVALVLGDLKKAPPLVRIHSQCLTGDVFGSLRCDCRQQLELALSQIAAAGAGVLVYEQQEGRGIGLMAKLQAYELQDQGRDTVEANVELGFKADQREFALPAQILEALGIKEVRLLSNNPDKVAALNRAGVAVVERVPCEVEAHSASENYLKTKKEKLGHLFTTR
- the bshA gene encoding N-acetyl-alpha-D-glucosaminyl L-malate synthase BshA — its product is MKIGITCYPTYGGSGVVATELGMELAARGHEIHFITYKQPIRLNTQHANIHFHEVDVSNYPLFEYPPYDLALATRMAEVADVHQLDLLHVHYAIPHSVSAMLARQMLAAARPSRRLPFVTTLHGTDITVVGADRSYLPITKYSIEQSDGVTSISSYLRDRTIREFEIQHPIEVIHNFVNCDLYMRYADAKRLRREYAKDDERVLVHLSNFRPVKRVPDVIEIFDRVQKKLPAMLLMIGDGPDRSQAEWLARRKGIQERVRFLGKQNEINQKLPMADLMLMPSELESFGLASLEAMACEVPSVATRVGGVPEVIDHGSTGFLADVGDVETMARYAIDLLSDENTLREMGKAARRAAQSRFCASRIIPQYEQFYRTVLERAS
- a CDS encoding histidine kinase is translated as MDQKLILITLLVKLGVAAAVASAVGRSKEFKRLLFREDRTLGQTIGFITFMAVPIGLGIWVRQNVRNFLAADIAFESVIIMGVMGGPLAGGLYGALVGLPALINQEYATVPFFAAVGVLCGMLRKLATDHEEIWSFSPFLDVSVYRWIKRNIRRPRLDWQTSFFLVIIALTFVEMQLGRALPGRIFTLEIPRQQWLVLLAHYATTIAVVAIPLKIWNLTRIEMKLEEQERLLLLARMEALQSQINPHFLFNTLNSIQSLVRVDPDSARELIVKLANILRRILSRNEAFVQLREEIEFIDDYLDIEVVRFGRDKLRVNKELDPASLDVVVPAMILQPIVENAIKHGLAPKVDGGSITLRSSLRGEHVLIEVEDDGVGVTPDAPTSQSGIGMANVAERLKVLYGEAARLGIGERDGQGGTRVTLDFPVLESLDSGPVANAATAIYEARSSTVR